In one Geoglobus acetivorans genomic region, the following are encoded:
- a CDS encoding NADH-quinone oxidoreductase subunit D, producing MKEYALDLAVEPPQEYQSYFVPVSKEFLEDAYKSDDFVVFVGPQHGGSGHMRLIVRVKGDFIVEVIPDPGYVHRSMEKLAETKLYVQNIPLFERPSIIDFGNYNLGYVRAIEDALGIEVPERAKYIRTILAELGRIGTHLYDAGILSVFIGHTTGFMWPFAMREFIVEIFTRITGTRITGSFIVPGGVRRDVDGKTLDVIKRMTYALEHRIKKFERVFIRNPTTIARLREVGVLNREDAVKYGLVGPFIRASGVEYDVRKIDPYEAYEEIDWDMVVGEDGDGYTRLLVRAEEIAQSIRMIRQLVDNIPEGDVLSDDIVAFNKKDIRGSFFEAYSNIVLPEGEYTTLTESARGTLLFSIVSDGESTTPYRVRVVTPSWMYLKGFMEACKGHRLADLQAIYGSFGYFPPEADR from the coding sequence ATGAAAGAGTATGCGCTTGACCTTGCCGTTGAACCTCCTCAGGAATATCAGTCTTATTTCGTCCCGGTTTCAAAGGAATTTCTTGAGGATGCTTACAAAAGTGATGACTTTGTGGTCTTTGTAGGGCCCCAGCATGGTGGAAGCGGACACATGAGGCTTATTGTGAGGGTAAAAGGGGATTTCATTGTGGAGGTCATTCCGGATCCTGGCTATGTCCACAGATCCATGGAAAAGCTTGCAGAAACAAAGCTCTACGTCCAGAACATCCCTCTCTTTGAGAGGCCTTCAATAATCGATTTTGGAAATTACAACCTCGGTTATGTCAGAGCAATTGAAGATGCTCTGGGAATTGAGGTTCCGGAAAGGGCCAAGTACATCAGAACCATCCTCGCTGAGCTTGGAAGAATCGGAACGCACCTCTATGATGCAGGCATTCTTTCCGTGTTCATTGGCCATACAACCGGTTTCATGTGGCCCTTTGCAATGAGAGAGTTCATAGTTGAAATATTTACGAGAATTACTGGAACGAGGATTACAGGTTCCTTCATCGTGCCGGGTGGTGTGAGAAGGGACGTTGACGGGAAAACACTGGATGTCATAAAGAGGATGACCTATGCCCTTGAGCACAGAATAAAGAAATTCGAGAGAGTGTTCATCAGAAATCCAACAACGATTGCAAGGCTGAGGGAAGTCGGTGTGCTGAACAGAGAGGATGCGGTAAAGTACGGACTTGTAGGACCATTCATTCGAGCTTCTGGAGTCGAATACGATGTCAGAAAAATTGATCCGTATGAAGCCTATGAGGAAATAGACTGGGATATGGTGGTCGGAGAAGATGGTGATGGATACACGAGACTTCTCGTGAGAGCTGAAGAAATCGCTCAGAGCATTCGCATGATAAGGCAGCTCGTCGATAACATTCCTGAGGGAGATGTATTGAGCGACGATATTGTGGCATTCAATAAAAAGGATATTAGGGGCAGCTTTTTCGAAGCATATTCGAACATTGTGCTTCCTGAGGGAGAATACACAACCCTGACTGAATCTGCAAGGGGTACACTGCTGTTCTCCATTGTGAGCGATGGTGAATCGACGACTCCGTACAGGGTTAGAGTGGTGAC